In Montipora capricornis isolate CH-2021 chromosome 4, ASM3666992v2, whole genome shotgun sequence, a single genomic region encodes these proteins:
- the LOC138046788 gene encoding uncharacterized protein: MDAGNHQLLFATSSTSQDSPRQGRSFVDCTGMAYPELVSTSVTVVNSSANLVASSRQPPESPSQPKTAPAETPTALCRLDVIRKTLSNKGFSKQAVDIICASWKAGTEKQYNGVWDKWSGWCHKRQIDLLQASVIQVVEFLTDCYHEGKGYSTINTYRSALSTTLCSMKDDRDSLGSHPLIARLLKGVYLLRRPTPRYSSGWDVSKVTDYLKTLAPLSELSLKCLTLKTAMLCALASAQTQQTLSAFDLNFRKESQDSISLVVTDRLKTSRPGKSIEITFSSSGCASICPLAALKEYNSRSETLRFRSRHFVSKLFLSFTRPYNPVSPRRIARWIMLVLQSAGIDTSKFKAHNVRGAATSHAYVTGTPVADILKMADWSSEHVFRRRYLRDALQ; encoded by the exons ATGGACGCTGGAAATCATCAGCTACTG TTTGCTACCTCGAGTACTAGCCAAGATTCGCCACGACAAGGCCGTAGTTTTGTTGATTGCACCGGTATGGCCTACCCAGAGTTGGTATCCACTTCTGttacagttgtcaacagttcAGCCAATCTAGTTGCCTCGTCTAGACAACCTCCTGAGTCTCCCTCACAACCCAAAACAGCACCCGCTGAGACACCAACTGCACTTTGCCGCTTGGACGTTATCAGGAAAACTCTGTCAAACAAGGGATTTTCAAAGCAAGCGGTTGACATCATCTGTGCATCTTGGAAAGCAGGCACTGAGAAGCAGTACAACGGAGTGTGGGACAAGTGGTCTGGCTGGTGTCATAAAAGGCAAATTGATTTACTTCAAGCTTCTGTTATCCAGGTTGTGGAGTTCTTAACTGATTGTTATCATGAAGGCAAAGGATACAGTACCATTAACACTTACCGTTCCGCACTATCTACAACGCTTTGTTCCATGAAGGATGATAGAGATTCTCTTGGTTCACATCCTTTAATAGCGAGGTTACTCAAGGGAGTTTACCTTCTCAGACGACCTACTCCAAGGTATTCTTCTGGATGGGATGTTTCTAAAGTGACTGACTATTTAAAGACTTTGGCTCCTCTGAGTGAACTAAGTTTAAAGTGCTTAACTCTTAAGACTGCCATGCTGTGCGCATTAGCCTCTGCACAGACACAGCAGACATTATCTGCTTTTGACCTAAATTTCAGGAAGGAATCTCAAGATTCAATTAGTTTGGTTGTGACTGATCGGTTAAAGACTTCCAGGCCGGGGAAGTCTATTGAGATCACATTTTCGTCTTCAGGTTGTGCTTCAATTTGCCCACTTGCTGCATTAAAGGAGTATAATTCTCGCTCCGAAACGCTTAGGTTTCGCAGTAGACATTTTGTTTctaaattgtttttgtccttcaCTAGGCCATATAACCCAGTGTCCCCTAGGAGAATAGCTAGGTGGATCATGTTAGTGTTACAGTCCGCAGGGATTGACACTTCGAAATTTAAGGCACACAATGTAAGAGGGGCTGCCACATCTCATGCGTATGTCACAGGCACCCCAGTTGCAGATATTCTTAAGATGGCAGATTGGTCTAGTGAGCATGTTTTTCGCAGACGTTATTTGAGAGATGCTCTACAATAG